In a single window of the Salvelinus namaycush isolate Seneca chromosome 18, SaNama_1.0, whole genome shotgun sequence genome:
- the inpp5e gene encoding phosphatidylinositol polyphosphate 5-phosphatase type IV: MRMTENGEDSSPSQPDGVLPRGAPGVKDPERVSSDKMPVNPPTEDIKPTKLLDTLKFPQDVQDQSSKTSLYQPRPPLLPKPPALSKGGKSGSMEEVRSRRLKHNQESLTDPAETGSSTDSLKEDSAVTGVFTLSGAATLRNGQSSIVGPLLTPTGSPVFRARGQSLSEYERRPHDHHGDPAEQRGRPFKVRLSPLQPSGPLPALEQTLASESLRTANRIDRDCVDYGIVPGRAGPERLHLHRNLSDSRLLDNMVLDNTSVNSMKSTFSVLNPIRPRDVRNRSFLEGSVLGSGALLGAEELDRYFPERRVGIYIATWNMHGEKGLPNNLDDLLLPTDSEFAQDFYIIGVQEGCPDRREWEIRLQETLGPYYVMLYAASHGVLYLTVFVRRDLIWFCSEVEHATVTTRIMSQIKTKGAVGIGFTFFGTSFLFITSHFTSGDSRVYERILDYNKIVEALALPKVLPDTNPYRSTSSDVTTRFDEVFWFGDFNFRLSEDRGGVEALLNQNQGVDMGPLLHHDQLSKEMKDGSIFKGFQEALIQFLPTYKFDVGCDVYDTTSKQRTPSYTDRILFRNRQVDDIKVIKYTSCSMIKTSDHRPVIGMFQVKLRPGRDNIPLGAGQFDRSLYLEGIRRRITRELKKREATKDQGSSTICSIS, from the exons ATGAGGATGACTGAGAATGGGGAGGACAGTAGCCCCTCTCAGCCTGATGGAGTGTTACCTCGTGGAGCTCCTGGTGTGAAGGATCCAGAAAGAGTTAGCAGTGACAAGATGCCAGTGAACCCCCCTACAGAGGACATCAAACCCACCAAGCTCCTCGACACCCTGAAATTCCCTCAGGATGTACAAGACCAAAGCAGCAAGACCAGTCTCTACCAACCGCGACCGCCCCTACTGCCCAAGCCCCCTGCACTGTCGAAGGGAGGGAAGAGCGGTTCGATGGAGGAGGTGAGAAGCAGAAGACTTAAGCACAACCAGGAGAGTCTGACTGACCCAGCTGAGACTGGTTCCTCCACAGACTCTCTTAAGGAGGACTCGGCAGTTACAGGTGTGTTCACCTTGAGCGGTGCTGCCACCTTAAGGAACGGACAGAGCTCCATCGTTGGACCCCTCTTAACTCCTACAGGGTCCCCTGTCTTCAGAGCCAGGGGCCAGAGCCTCTCCGAGTACGAGAGGAGGCCCCACGACCACCACGGTGACCCAGCGGAGCAGCGGGGGAGGCCCTTCAAGGTACGCCTCTCTCCCTTACAGCCATCGGGTCCACTTCCTGCTCTGGAGCAGACCTTGGCGTCGGAGTCCTTAAGGACGGCTAATCGGATTGACAGGGATTGCGTGGATTATGGCATTGTGCCGGGGAGAGCTGGGCCGGAGAGGCTGCACCTGCACAGGAACCTGAGCGACAGCCGGCTTCTGGATAACATGGTGTTGGACAACACCTCTGTCAACTCCATGAAGTCCACCTTCAGCGTGTTGAACCCCATCAGACCCAGGGACGTCAGGAACAG GAGTTTTCTGGAGGGCAGCGTGCTGGGCAGTGGTGCCCTTCTGGGCGCTGAGGAGCTGGACCGCTATTTCCCAGAGAGGAGAGTTGGCATCTACATAGCCACATGGAACATGCATGGAGAGAAG GGACTTCCAAACAACCTAGATGATCTGTTGCTCCCGACAGACTCTGAATTTGCACAAGACTTTTACATCATCGGAGTCCAGGAGGGATGTCCTGACCG gaggGAATGGGAGATCCGTCTTCAGGAGACTCTGGGGCCGTACTACGTCATGCTCTACGCAGCCTCCCACGGGGTTCTCTACCTCACGGTGTTCGTCAGGAGGGACCTCATTTGGTTCTGCTCAG AAGTGGAGCATGCCACGGTCACAACACGCATCATGTCTCAGATCAAAACCAAAGGAGCCGTGGGGATCGGCTTCACCTTCTTTGGCACTTCCTTCCTCTTCATCACCTCCCATTTTACCT CTGGAGATTCCAGAGTGTACGAGAGGATTCTGGACTACAACAAGATCGTTGAAGCACTTGCTCTCCCTAAAGTTCTTCCAGACACCAACCCTTACCGCTCCACATCCT CGGATGTGACAACACGGTTTGATGAGGTTTTTTGGTTTGGGGACTTTAACTTCCGCCTGAGTGAAGACCGTGGGGGGGTAGAGGCCCTTCTAAACCAGaaccagggtgtggacatgggCCCTCTTCTCCACCATGACCAACTCTCCAAGGAAATGAAGGATG gttcCATCTTTAAAGGCTTCCAGGAAGCACTGATTCAGTTCCTCCCCACCTACAAATTTGACGTTGGCTGTGACGTGTACGACACCACCTCTAAGCAGAGAACTCCCTCATACACA GACAGAATACTGTTCAGGAACAGGCAGGTGGATGACATCAAAGTGATAAAGTACACCAGCTGTTCAATGATAAAGACGTCAGACCACCGGCCTGTCATCGGCATGTTCCAGGTCAAACTCCGTCCTGGAAGAGACAA TATTCCTCTGGGAGCGGGTCAGTTTGACAGGAGTCTGTACCTGGAGGGCATCAGGAGGAGGATCACCAGAGAGCTGAAGAAGAGAGAAGCCACGAAGGACCAGGGCAGCAGCACCATCTGCTCCATCTCCTGA